In a genomic window of Glycine max cultivar Williams 82 chromosome 13, Glycine_max_v4.0, whole genome shotgun sequence:
- the LOC100810950 gene encoding inactive protein kinase SELMODRAFT_444075-like (The RefSeq protein has 1 substitution compared to this genomic sequence), with product MSEETRRIVVIHYASRDFNTSAIKVVMEGYSLGHGDKLTLLVVLRHANSPSRIPFIASARLRGLFETDHKIVEKEVAKMKEEILNNASIREISEQCEAERIQFRIEVLQGNLPEVAVNAATRLEAKTVILDRQMKKYKKNFKQSLSCALLIMNRDNTLRHLRGPRETQLSDGSNGNANFASSYSKSPQRIQQVANAIFCSNSSSSIQTLTKVVCPQSHSQMKQFLDNREQDMARGYCILPTSDTRNTNHTDLYHIETPVEHSNNPESYQIVEQFKNSVCSVCNNRRPKFEPLKEFTYAELHEATQGFTPKNYLSEGGFGSVYKGKLQGGLRIAVKQHKCASFQGDKEFKSEVNALSRAIHENVVMLRGSCSEGNNRLLVYEFVCNGSLDQHLSQHSRKPLSWAERIKVAIGAAKGLLFLHQNNIIHRDVRPSNILVTHDYEAMLGDFGLARTEQMDSLYSTDVVGTIGYLAPEYAESGKMSTKTDVYSFGVVLLQLITGMRTADKRLGDKSLVGWARPLLKERNYPDLIDERMMENHDCHQLFWMIRLAEKCLSRDSQRRLSMDTVVTALTHILEGNTCSVVLRDCSPARSDSSYDMSDLLISDASQKLEGEDASIYAGYAPIWLRPPPSPPLGSTSSCTSSMFTGPSESSLEELSNDENKGKKPNDQGGIF from the exons ATGTCTGAAGAAACACGGAGAATTGTGGTGATCCACTATGCATCAAGAGACTTCAATACAAGTGCCATTAAAGTTGTCATGGAGGGATATTCGCTTGGGCATGGAGACAAGCTTACACTTCTTGTAGTTCTTCGCCATGCTAATAGTCCTAGTAGGATTCCCTTCATTGCATCTGCCAGATTGC GTGGATTATTTGAGACTGATCACAAAATTGTTGAGAAAGAGGTTGCCAAGATGAAAGAAGAGATCCTTAATAATGCAAGCATAAGGGAAATCTCCGAGCAGTGTGAAGCAGAAAGG ATCCAGTTCCGGATAGAAGTGCTTCAAGGCAATTTACCTGAGGTTGCTGTAAATGCTGCCACCCGTTTGGAGGCAAAAACAGTGATACTTGATAG ACAGATGAAGAAATATAAGAAGAATTTCAAGCAGAGTCTCTCTTGTGCTTTACTAATAATGAACCGTGACAACACTTTGCGACACTTGAGAGGACCAAGGGAAACGCAGCTGTCAGATGGAAGCAATGGCAATGCAAATTTTGCAA GTTCCTATTCTAAATCTCCACAAAGAATACAGCAAGTCGCAAATGCAATTTTCTGCTCCAATTCCAGCTCTTCAATTCAAACTCTTACAAAGGTTGTGTGCCCCCAATCTCATTCTCAAATGAAAAAATTCCTTGACAATAGAGAACAAGACATGGCAAGAGGGTATTGCATATTACCAACTTCTGATACTCGAAATACTAATCATACTGACTTGTATCACATAGAGACACCAGTGGAACATAGCAACAACCCTGAATCATATCAAATAGttgaacaatttaaaaattctgtTTGCTCAGTATGCAATAACAGAAGACCAAAATTTGAACCACTGAAAGAATTCACATACGCGGAGCTGCATGAAGCCACACAGGGTTTTACCCCAAAGAACTATTTGTCAGAAGGTGGATTTGGTTCTGTCTACAAAGGGAAGCTGCAAGGAGGACTCAGGATTGCCGTGAAGCAACACAAGTGTGCAAGCTTCCAAGGAGATAAGGAATTCAAATCTGAAGTTAATGCACTCAGCAGAGCAATACATGAGAATGTGGTTATGCTGCGTGGATCTTGTTCAGAAGGAAATAACAGGCTTCTTGTGTATGAATTTGTTTGCAATGGCTCGCTCGACCAACATTTATCGC AACACTCACGTAAACCTCTTAGCTGGGCAGAAAGGATCAAAGTAGCTATTGGAGCTGCAAAAGGCTTATTGTTCTTGCATCAGAACAATATAATACACAGAGATGTGAGACCTAGTAACATCCTTGTCACACATGACTATGAAGCAATG CTTGGAGATTTTGGTCTAGCTAGAACTGAACAAATGGACTCCTTATACTCCACAGATGTAGTTGGAACTATAGGGTATTTGGCACCAGAATATGCTGAATCTGGAAAAATGTCAACCAAGACAGATGTGTATTCTTTTGGTGTGGTTCTTCTTCAGCTAATAACTGGAATGAGGACTGCAGACAAACGGCTTGGAGATAAAAGTCTTGTGGGATGG GCTAGGCCACTATTGAAAGAAAGGAACTATCCCGATCTAATTGATGAAAGGATGATGGAAAATCATGATTGCCATCAGCTCTTTTGGATGATTCGTCTAGCAGAAAAATGTCTCAGCAGGGATTCTCAGAGGCGATTATCAATGGATACT GTGGTCACTGCCTTAACTCATATACTTGAAGGCAACACATGCAGTGTCGTACTGAGAGACTGTTCTCCAGCTCGGTCAGATTCATCCTATGACATGTCAGACTTACTTATATCAGATGCCTCTCAGAAATTAGAAGGTGAAGATGCAAGCATCTATGCAGGATATGCTCCCATTTGGTTAAGACCCCCACCATCTCCTCCGTTAGGAAGCACTTCATCATGTACATCAAGCATGTTCACAGGGCCAAGTGAATCTTCTTTAGAAGAGTTGTCCAATGATGAGAATAAGGGTAAGAAGCCAAATGATCAAGGTGGGATATTTTAA
- the LOC100810415 gene encoding transcription factor GAMYB-like — MRRMKKDIEDEVLPNDMSGAQLNDESYEGSAGIVLKKGPWTSTEDDILVDYVKKHGEGNWNAVQKHTGLFRCGKSCRLRWANHLRPNLKKGAFAAEEERLIAELHAKMGNKWARMAAHLPGRTDNEIKNYWNTRIKRRQRAGLPLYPPEVSLHALQESQHSQSTGGLNGGDKMHPDFLQKNSYEIHDAIFDSLKDNQGILPYVHELSDISVYGNKLKGLDSSQYCSFVPPTSPKRKRLKESTIPFIDSCAMKKKDLYPFDQIQDNNSDKIAQSFGMQAPLDPGLSSHSSMCYSHSLSNGNSSTSKPYEAMKLELPSLQYPELDLGSWGSSPPPSLLESVDDFLQSPTAISTLESDCSSPQNSGLLDALLYQAKTMSSSKNHCSDKSSNSSTATPGDRADSSILNVYETEWEDYADPVSPFGATSILNECPALRANANSLNGQLPVQTFTGNLPKLESVDQVWTPNNENLTLSLLNITRPDFLLASDWYDLGSGHCKNQTITTDAATAFLGDDLATDLKHMTAGISKTMFENPFQPL, encoded by the exons ATGAGACGAATGAAGAAAGATATTGAAGATGAGGTGCTTCCCAATGATATGAGTGGGGCACAGTTGAATGATGAGAGTTATGAAGGAAGTGCTGGCATTGTTCTGAAGAAGGGGCCATGGACATCAACTGAAGATGATATTTTGGTGGATTATGTCAAGAAGCATGGGGAGGGGAACTGGAATGCTGTTCAGAAGCACACCGGGCTGTTTCGTTGCGGAAAAAGTTGTCGGCTGCGGTGGGCCAATCACCTAAGGCCAAATTTAAAGAAAGGGGCGTTTGCCGCAGAAGAGGAGCGGCTGATTGCTGAACTTCATGCCAAAATGGGAAACAAATGGGCACGCATGGCAGCTCAT TTGCCTGGTCGGACAGATAATGAGATAAAGAACTACTGGAACACCCGGATCAAAAGGCGTCAACGGGCTGGGTTGCCACTTTATCCTCCAGAAGTGAGTTTGCATGCTTTGCAAGAGAGTCAGCATAGCCAAAGCACTGGTGGACTTAATGGTGGCGATAAAATGCATCCTGATTTCTTGCAGAAAAACAGTTATGAGATACATGATGCTATATTTGACAGTCTAAAGGATAATCAGGGAATCTTACCTTATGTGCATGAGCTTTCTGATATTTCTGTTTATGGCAATAAGCTAAAAGGTCTTGATTCTTCTCAGTATTGTAGTTTTGTGCCACCAACATCACCTAAGCGTAAGCGTCTTAAAGAGTCAACAATACCATTTATTGATTCCTGTGCtatgaaaaaaaaggatttatatccatttgaTCAAATTCAAGACAATAATTCTGATAAGATTGCACAATCATTTGGAATGCAAGCACCCCTTGATCCTGGTCTCTCCTCGCACAGTTCAATGTGTTACAGCCATTCACTTTCAAATGGCAACTCCTCTACTTCTAAGCCTTATGAGGCTATGAAGTTGGAGCTCCCTTCACTCCAATATCCAGAACTCGATTTAGGTAGCTGGGGTTCATCTCCTCCACCTTCTTTGCTCGAGTCAGTTGATGATTTCCTTCAGTCTCCTACAGCAATTAGTACACTGGAGTCAGATTGTTCTTCTCCACAAAATAGTGGCCTTCTGGATGCTTTACTTTATCAGGCAAAGACTATGAGCAGTTCAAAGAACCATTGTTCTGATAAGAGTTCAAATTCTTCTACTGCAACCCCTGGTGACAGAGCTGACAGCTCTATTTTGAATGTGTACGAGACAGAATGGGAAGATTATGCTGACCCTGTATCTCCCTTTGGTGCCACTTCAATATTGAATGAGTGCCCAGCTCTTAGAGCCAATGCAAATTCATTGAACGGACAGCTGCCAGTTCAGACCTTTACTG GCAACCTTCCGAAATTAGAATCTGTTGACCAGGTTTGGACTCCTAACAATGAAAATCTAACCTTGTCCCTGTTGAATATTACTCGTCCAGACTTCTTGCTTGCTTCAGATTGGTATGACCTAGGTTCTGGACATTGCAAGAACCAAACCATCACAACTGATGCTGCAACGGCCTTTCTTGGAGATGATTTAGCCACTGACCTCAAGCATATGACTGCTGGAATTTCTAAAACTATGTTTGAAAATCCATTCCAGCCCCTCTAA